Genomic window (Nitrospirales bacterium LBB_01):
GGCGTATGATAAAAAAACTCCTGATACCCCAGTTGATGTTGAAATATATGATGTAACAACCCAGACACATCTCACTACCATAACTGCCGATACATATAGAAAGGATCTTGAGGAGGCAGGAGTAGGCAATGGCTGCCACGCATTCAGGTATGATTATCCGGCAACTATAACAGATAATCATACAATCTCTGTAAAGATTTCTAATACAGATTTCCTTCTGGATAATAGTCCCTTTACAGTTTGTCTGCTAGCAGATTATCCGCCAGTATCGCTGCTGTCTTGACAACACAAGCATATACGTGGCTAAATATAAGTTGAGTCACATGATGTGGAAAAAGTTAAAAGATAGGTTTAGGGTAGATGACTATTTTGAAGGGAAAGTTGATGCCTATGACACAGTTGGGTTTTCCGGATGGGCGTATAATAGGAAATCTCCTAATTCTCCTGTTGATATTGAAATTTATGACTCATCCACTCTCATTGGCACTATTAAGGCTGATACATACAGAAAGGATCTTGAGAGGTCAGAAATTGGCAATGGCTGTCATGCGTTTAGGTTCAATTTTCCGCTTGATTTTGTAGATAAAAAAAATCATGAGATATCTGTAAAGATTGCTAACTCAAACTACTTTTTAAAAGACAGCCCTTTTACAGTAAACATACCGACAGATATTGATTTTATATCTATTGACATCACTAATAACTGTAACCTGAGATGTCCTTTTTGTCTTGTTGATCGTAAGGGCGCAATAAATACAGATTTTATGTCGCTTGAAACTTTTAAGAAAATATTAGTATTCCTGCCATACCTCCCTGTGGCTTCATTTTACTTGTCGTGTCTTCACGAACCAACGCTTCACCCGGATTTAGCAAAATTTTTGGAAATTATACCTCAACATTGGCGTAACAGGGTTTTTTTCACAACAAACCTGGCAGCTAACTTAACAGATGACACATTTATCGCAATGAGCAAAAGCGGTATTCATCACATTAATATTTCAGTAGATACATTAAACCCAACACTCTATCCTAAACTAAGAAAAGGCGGTATTTATAAACGATTCATAAGTAACATTGAGCGCTTGACATCTATTTTTTCTAAAGAACCACACGCCCCTGAACTTCACTTTATAACCGTTGCTTTAAAATCAAACATGAATGAAATACCGGAAATTGTAGCCCAATGTGCGAAAAAATA
Coding sequences:
- a CDS encoding radical SAM protein; its protein translation is MMWKKLKDRFRVDDYFEGKVDAYDTVGFSGWAYNRKSPNSPVDIEIYDSSTLIGTIKADTYRKDLERSEIGNGCHAFRFNFPLDFVDKKNHEISVKIANSNYFLKDSPFTVNIPTDIDFISIDITNNCNLRCPFCLVDRKGAINTDFMSLETFKKILVFLPYLPVASFYLSCLHEPTLHPDLAKFLEIIPQHWRNRVFFTTNLAANLTDDTFIAMSKSGIHHINISVDTLNPTLYPKLRKGGIYKRFISNIERLTSIFSKEPHAPELHFITVALKSNMNEIPEIVAQCAKKYLAVSHEVRYPFNVNSIDDVWRKDNFITEETDWDIIENSLKDTTANYVLCRPPDNYYDAFASSVDYYETGQNHVQATPPEKPIQLRIDYKGIIRVLTREEHFYVNINILNDPLKLFSAFS